The Streptomyces spororaveus genome includes a region encoding these proteins:
- a CDS encoding DUF2277 domain-containing protein, with protein MCRSIKTLRPPAIPEKATEEEIRAAALQYVRKVSGFRAPAAHNREVFEAAVDAVAEATAALLDGVHVRGQAAPA; from the coding sequence CCATTAAGACCCTGCGCCCGCCCGCGATCCCCGAGAAGGCGACCGAGGAGGAGATCCGCGCCGCCGCCCTCCAGTACGTACGGAAGGTGTCCGGGTTCCGGGCGCCCGCCGCGCACAACCGCGAGGTGTTCGAAGCGGCGGTGGACGCCGTCGCCGAGGCCACCGCGGCCCTGCTCGACGGGGTACACGTACGGGGCCAGGCCGCCCCGGCCTGA
- a CDS encoding DedA family protein — MFETLGSLTASPWIYALVAVSIVLDVFLPVLPSGVLVITAAAAAAAAGAAGPVPVPVPEQVPDILLLLVIATTASVLGDMAAFRLARRGGARLDRAIARSRRLTRAHERLGTALARGGGALVVIARFAPAGRSVVSLGAGKTQRKVAEFLPWSVLAGMAWAGYSVALGYFGTQWLGTQWLGTALSVVALFAAGALAAFLVRRPPPAAA, encoded by the coding sequence TTGTTTGAGACGCTGGGATCGCTGACCGCGAGCCCATGGATCTACGCCCTCGTGGCGGTGTCCATCGTGCTCGACGTCTTCCTCCCGGTGCTCCCGAGCGGGGTGCTTGTGATCACTGCGGCGGCGGCCGCGGCGGCCGCCGGCGCGGCGGGCCCGGTGCCGGTGCCGGTACCCGAGCAGGTGCCGGACATCCTGCTCCTGCTCGTGATCGCCACGACCGCCTCGGTGCTGGGCGACATGGCCGCGTTCAGGCTGGCCCGGCGCGGCGGTGCCCGGCTGGACCGGGCGATCGCCCGCTCCCGCCGGCTGACCCGGGCCCATGAGCGCCTCGGCACGGCTCTGGCGCGCGGCGGCGGCGCCCTGGTGGTCATCGCCCGCTTCGCCCCGGCCGGACGCTCGGTGGTGTCCCTGGGCGCGGGCAAGACCCAGCGCAAGGTGGCGGAGTTCCTGCCCTGGTCCGTCCTGGCGGGCATGGCCTGGGCCGGTTACAGCGTGGCTCTCGGCTACTTCGGTACGCAGTGGCTGGGCACCCAGTGGCTGGGCACCGCGCTGTCGGTGGTCGCCCTCTTCGCCGCGGGCGCACTGGCGGCGTTCCTCGTCCGCCGCCCGCCGCCGGCCGCGGCGTAG
- a CDS encoding alkaline phosphatase D family protein — translation MAGLRLGPLLRHVDWDTGRSATIWVEADRPCTAEVRCADGAGGSARTFQIAGHHYALVPVTGLTPGATTAYEVLLDGRPVWPLPESGFPPSTISAPAVAGPGRSAPGLRVTFGSCRQAAPPAGRRGPHGADALDTLAARLAADPDAVRPDLLLLLGDQVYADALSRETRQWLAARRDLREPPGAQVADYEEYTRLYYESWLDPEIRWLLSTVPSLHIFDDHDVIDDWNTSAAWLAEMRATPWWRERVLSGLMSYWVYQHLGNLSPAELAADAVYEAVRQTPDGTDVLQAFASAADADPGTVRWSYRRDFGRTRLLMVDTRAARVLAEDGRAMLDPAEQQWLRENALAGHGGYDHLLIGSSLPWLMPPLIHDAETWNAALCRGERGPRWARIGENLRRRSDLEHWAAFPASFAALTDLIEEVGTGPRAPATVCVLSGDVHHAYVAEPRIPSTARVFQLTCSPVHNSIHTAVKWGFRLGWSRTGRWLGRGFSLHGRTGRPPLNWRRTGGPWFGNQLMTLALSGRTARLRLDQARKKRAGAVLVTVLDRDLTAAE, via the coding sequence ATGGCCGGACTGCGTCTGGGGCCGCTGCTGCGCCACGTCGACTGGGACACGGGCCGGTCGGCCACGATATGGGTCGAGGCGGACCGCCCGTGCACGGCCGAGGTGCGGTGCGCGGACGGGGCGGGCGGCAGTGCGCGCACCTTCCAGATAGCCGGTCACCACTACGCGCTCGTGCCGGTGACCGGCCTGACCCCTGGTGCGACCACGGCGTATGAGGTGCTGCTCGACGGCCGGCCGGTGTGGCCGCTGCCGGAGAGCGGTTTCCCGCCGAGCACGATCAGCGCTCCGGCCGTGGCGGGCCCCGGCCGGTCCGCTCCCGGGCTGCGCGTGACCTTCGGTTCCTGCCGGCAGGCCGCGCCGCCCGCCGGCCGGCGCGGGCCCCATGGCGCGGACGCGCTCGACACGCTCGCGGCGCGGCTGGCCGCGGACCCGGATGCGGTGCGCCCCGACCTCCTGCTGCTGCTTGGCGACCAGGTGTACGCGGACGCGCTGTCGCGGGAGACCCGGCAGTGGCTCGCGGCCCGGCGGGACCTTCGGGAGCCGCCGGGTGCCCAGGTCGCGGACTACGAGGAGTACACCCGGCTCTACTACGAGTCCTGGCTCGACCCTGAGATCCGCTGGCTGCTGTCGACCGTCCCCAGCCTGCACATATTCGACGACCACGACGTCATCGACGACTGGAACACGAGCGCGGCGTGGCTGGCGGAGATGCGGGCGACGCCGTGGTGGCGGGAGCGTGTCCTCAGCGGGCTGATGTCGTACTGGGTGTACCAGCACCTGGGCAACCTCTCCCCCGCCGAGCTGGCGGCCGACGCGGTCTACGAGGCGGTACGGCAGACCCCGGACGGTACGGACGTGCTGCAGGCCTTCGCGTCCGCGGCGGATGCCGATCCGGGCACGGTGCGCTGGAGCTACCGGCGCGACTTCGGCCGGACCCGGCTGCTGATGGTGGACACCCGGGCCGCGCGGGTGCTGGCCGAGGACGGGCGGGCGATGCTCGATCCGGCGGAGCAGCAGTGGCTGCGGGAGAACGCCCTGGCCGGGCACGGTGGTTACGACCACCTGCTGATCGGGTCCTCGCTGCCCTGGCTGATGCCGCCGCTGATCCACGATGCCGAGACCTGGAACGCCGCGCTGTGCCGCGGGGAGCGGGGGCCGCGCTGGGCGCGGATCGGGGAGAACTTGCGCCGGCGCAGCGATCTGGAGCACTGGGCGGCGTTCCCGGCCTCGTTCGCGGCGCTGACGGATCTGATCGAGGAGGTCGGGACGGGGCCGCGGGCGCCGGCGACGGTGTGCGTGCTGTCCGGGGACGTGCATCACGCGTATGTGGCGGAGCCTCGAATACCGAGTACCGCGCGGGTGTTCCAGCTGACGTGCTCGCCGGTTCACAATTCCATCCATACCGCGGTGAAGTGGGGTTTCCGGCTGGGCTGGTCCCGGACGGGGCGGTGGCTGGGGCGCGGCTTCTCCCTGCACGGGCGGACGGGGCGGCCCCCGCTGAACTGGCGGCGTACGGGTGGGCCCTGGTTCGGGAACCAGCTGATGACGCTGGCCCTGTCGGGGCGGACGGCTCGGCTGCGGCTGGACCAGGCGCGCAAGAAGCGCGCGGGGGCCGTGCTGGTGACGGTGCTGGACCGGGATCTCACGGCGGCGGAGTAG
- a CDS encoding HNH endonuclease family protein: protein MPSIYARRIGVLASAAALAALTSLLNAPAAQAAPPTPISASAARAYLATVTPKTEGSTSGYSRDLFPHWSTVSGSCNTRETVLKRDGVNVVQDSACAAVSGSWYSEYDGATWTAASDLDIDHVVPLAEAWRSGANSWTTSKRQQFANDLTRPQLIAVTDNVNQAKGDLDPGKWLPSRTAYRCTYARMWVNVKQYYALSMDSGEKTALVNILNGC, encoded by the coding sequence ATACCCAGCATCTACGCGCGTCGAATTGGCGTGCTCGCGTCAGCAGCTGCACTCGCCGCACTGACCTCCCTGCTCAACGCTCCCGCCGCCCAGGCCGCCCCGCCCACCCCCATCAGCGCCTCGGCCGCCCGCGCCTACCTGGCGACGGTCACCCCGAAGACCGAGGGGTCCACCAGCGGCTACAGCCGCGACCTCTTCCCGCACTGGAGCACCGTCTCCGGCAGCTGCAACACCCGCGAGACCGTCCTCAAGCGGGACGGCGTCAATGTCGTCCAGGACTCCGCCTGCGCCGCGGTGAGCGGCAGCTGGTACTCCGAGTACGACGGCGCCACCTGGACCGCCGCCTCCGACCTCGACATCGACCACGTCGTTCCGCTCGCCGAGGCCTGGCGTTCCGGTGCCAACTCCTGGACCACGAGCAAGCGCCAGCAGTTCGCCAACGACCTCACCCGCCCGCAGCTCATCGCGGTCACCGACAACGTCAACCAGGCCAAGGGGGACCTCGACCCCGGCAAGTGGCTGCCCTCGCGGACGGCCTACCGTTGCACGTACGCACGGATGTGGGTCAACGTGAAGCAGTACTACGCCCTGAGCATGGACTCCGGCGAGAAGACGGCCCTGGTCAACATCCTGAACGGCTGCTGA
- a CDS encoding TMEM165/GDT1 family protein, whose protein sequence is MASCPTDRGFTPVFSFSITAIAFGVVFLAELPDKTALAGLMLGTRYRASYVFAGVAAAFAVHVALAIAAGSVLTLLPHRLVQAVVGILFLLGAAMLLLKKDDGDEEVKPPADQSFWKVSGAGFMLILVAEFGDLTQIMTANLAARYDDPVSVGIGAVLALWAVAGIGILGGRTLMKYVPLRLITKIAAAVMAALAAFSLYEAIAG, encoded by the coding sequence ATGGCGTCCTGCCCGACCGATCGAGGTTTCACCCCCGTGTTCAGCTTCAGCATCACGGCGATCGCCTTCGGCGTCGTCTTCCTTGCCGAACTCCCCGACAAGACGGCCCTCGCCGGCCTGATGCTCGGCACGCGCTACCGCGCCTCCTACGTCTTCGCAGGCGTCGCCGCCGCCTTTGCCGTACACGTCGCACTCGCCATCGCCGCAGGCAGCGTCCTCACGCTGCTCCCGCACCGGCTCGTCCAGGCCGTAGTCGGCATCCTCTTCCTCCTGGGAGCGGCCATGCTGCTCCTGAAGAAGGACGACGGCGACGAGGAGGTCAAGCCGCCCGCCGACCAGTCTTTCTGGAAGGTCTCCGGGGCGGGCTTCATGCTCATCCTGGTGGCGGAGTTCGGTGACCTGACCCAGATCATGACCGCCAACCTCGCCGCCCGGTACGACGACCCCGTCTCCGTCGGCATCGGCGCCGTGCTCGCGCTGTGGGCCGTCGCGGGCATCGGCATCCTGGGTGGTCGCACCCTGATGAAGTACGTGCCGCTGCGGCTGATAACCAAGATCGCGGCGGCCGTGATGGCCGCACTGGCCGCGTTCTCGCTGTACGAGGCGATCGCGGGCTGA
- a CDS encoding DinB family protein, with the protein MFVHPDEDTRTDGGFQGERAVLAGYLRDQRLTLELKCAGLDAEALARRSVEPSNLSLLGLVRHLAGVEQYWFRQVMAGQRIRRHYRSEEDPAGEFTGAVPDPQVVADAWATWRAEVAFAEQLVAEAPDLDVAGDSGHGDEPMELREVLVHMIEEYARHNGHADFLRECIDGRVGQ; encoded by the coding sequence ATGTTCGTCCACCCCGACGAGGACACCCGGACCGACGGCGGTTTCCAGGGCGAGCGTGCCGTACTCGCCGGCTACCTCCGCGACCAGCGCCTGACGCTGGAGCTCAAGTGCGCGGGCCTCGACGCGGAAGCCCTGGCACGGCGCTCGGTGGAACCCTCCAACCTGTCCCTGCTGGGCCTCGTACGCCACCTCGCGGGCGTCGAGCAGTACTGGTTCCGACAGGTCATGGCGGGCCAGCGGATACGCCGGCACTACCGCTCGGAGGAGGATCCCGCGGGAGAGTTCACCGGCGCAGTGCCCGACCCCCAGGTCGTCGCGGACGCGTGGGCCACCTGGCGCGCCGAGGTCGCCTTCGCGGAACAACTGGTCGCGGAAGCCCCCGACCTGGACGTCGCGGGTGACAGCGGACACGGCGACGAGCCGATGGAACTCCGCGAGGTCCTGGTCCACATGATCGAGGAATACGCCCGCCACAACGGCCACGCGGACTTCCTGCGGGAATGCATCGACGGCCGAGTGGGGCAGTAG
- a CDS encoding HAD-IA family hydrolase, whose translation MPASTTTAPVALTAKALLLDMDGTIVNSDAVVERCWRDWAVSHGLDPQEAMKVVHGRQGYATMAVLLPDRPMEVNHAENAVMLARETADTDGVIPVAGAPEFMAALDGLPHALVTSADTALATARMTAAALPMPEIRVTAESVQASKPDPEGFLMGAAALGVDPADCIVFEDSAAGITAGRAAGMRVIGVGPRAAAHAPTAHVPDLTALHVTTTPDGSITITLQSAA comes from the coding sequence ATGCCGGCCAGCACCACCACCGCACCCGTCGCCCTCACCGCCAAGGCCCTGCTCCTGGACATGGACGGCACGATCGTCAACTCCGACGCGGTGGTCGAACGCTGCTGGCGCGACTGGGCGGTCTCCCACGGGCTGGACCCACAGGAAGCGATGAAGGTGGTGCACGGCCGCCAGGGCTACGCCACCATGGCCGTCCTCCTGCCGGACCGGCCCATGGAGGTCAACCACGCCGAGAACGCGGTGATGCTGGCCCGTGAAACGGCGGACACCGATGGCGTGATCCCGGTCGCGGGCGCCCCGGAGTTCATGGCCGCGCTCGACGGTCTGCCCCACGCCCTCGTCACCTCCGCCGACACCGCCCTGGCCACGGCCCGGATGACCGCCGCCGCCCTGCCGATGCCCGAGATACGGGTCACGGCCGAGTCCGTCCAGGCCAGCAAGCCCGACCCCGAGGGCTTCCTCATGGGCGCCGCCGCACTGGGTGTGGACCCGGCCGACTGCATCGTCTTCGAGGACTCGGCCGCGGGCATCACCGCGGGCCGGGCGGCGGGCATGCGCGTCATCGGCGTGGGCCCCCGAGCTGCCGCCCACGCCCCGACGGCCCACGTCCCGGACCTGACGGCACTGCACGTCACCACCACCCCGGACGGCTCGATCACCATCACACTCCAGTCGGCGGCCTGA
- a CDS encoding peptidoglycan-binding domain-containing protein, with translation MGFNPLRIRPYVTLPDPGEPDAPVSPQPVSGAVAPDPRPAPVPVPAQDDTPAYGIPVQPQDGPWPAGPAGPAYAPNPAETVQLRAVPAAGHTYNGETGGGGGGGGGPEKRTGPSSRKPLALLIGAAAAVALSGTAVAVWALPSAAENDAVLMDAKASAPVTSAAPAAPSASPSPSKGGPSHSASPSPSASKSASPSPSPSASRTSAPPSPSPSPSAIRSSSPPPTPQAPTLRHGDTGSEVEKLQRLLAAQGLYRGRINGRFDGRVEDAVSEFQYDRGIDDQEWGFYGPVTRKALEG, from the coding sequence GTGGGTTTCAACCCCTTGCGCATCCGCCCGTACGTGACCCTGCCCGACCCCGGCGAGCCGGACGCCCCGGTGTCCCCGCAGCCGGTCTCCGGCGCGGTGGCCCCGGACCCGCGCCCCGCGCCCGTACCGGTGCCGGCGCAGGACGACACCCCGGCGTACGGCATACCCGTGCAGCCGCAGGACGGACCATGGCCCGCCGGGCCTGCCGGGCCCGCGTACGCGCCGAACCCGGCCGAGACGGTCCAGCTCCGTGCGGTCCCGGCGGCGGGCCACACGTACAACGGCGAAACGGGAGGGGGTGGGGGCGGGGGCGGGGGCCCGGAGAAGCGAACCGGCCCCTCCTCCCGAAAGCCACTCGCGCTGCTGATCGGCGCCGCGGCGGCGGTCGCCCTCAGCGGGACGGCCGTGGCGGTGTGGGCGCTGCCGAGTGCCGCCGAGAACGACGCCGTGCTGATGGACGCGAAGGCGTCGGCGCCCGTGACGAGCGCCGCCCCGGCCGCGCCTTCCGCGAGCCCGTCCCCGAGCAAGGGCGGCCCGTCCCACTCGGCCTCCCCGTCGCCGAGCGCCTCGAAGTCGGCGTCCCCGTCTCCTTCGCCGAGCGCGTCCCGCACCTCGGCGCCCCCGTCGCCCAGCCCCTCCCCGAGCGCGATCCGCTCCTCCAGCCCGCCGCCCACGCCGCAGGCCCCGACGCTGCGGCACGGGGACACGGGTTCGGAGGTGGAGAAGCTCCAGCGTCTGCTGGCGGCACAGGGCCTCTACCGGGGCAGGATCAACGGCCGGTTCGACGGGCGCGTGGAGGACGCCGTGTCGGAGTTCCAGTACGACAGAGGGATCGACGATCAGGAGTGGGGCTTCTACGGGCCGGTGACCCGCAAGGCTCTGGAGGGATAA
- a CDS encoding MFS transporter — protein sequence MAQDVTAQGPGPVPDPDRTGPAAEHASRDVLVSIGALLLGLLIAALDQTIVSTALPTIVSDLGGMAHLSWVVTAYMLASTAATPLWGKLGDQYGRKKLFQYAIVLFLIGSALCGIAQDMPQLIGFRALQGLGGGGLIVLSMAIVGDIVPPRERGKYQGLFGAVFGATSVLGPLLGGLFVDNLSWRWVFYINIPIGLVALVVIAAVLRIPARSSKHTIDYLGTFLIACVATCLVLVASLGGTWGWGSARIIGVAVLGAVLLAAFLVVERKAAEPVLPLGLFRIRTFTLCSAISFVVGFAMFGAMVYLPTFLQIVQGVSPTMSGVHMLPMVIGMLLTSTASGQIVSRTGRWKVFPIAGTAVTAIGLLLLHQLHRTSSTWEMSVYFFVFGAGLGLVMQVLVLVVQNAVSYADLGVATSGATFFRSIGASFGVAVFGTVFTHQLDDKLAASLAGVTLPAGASVAQLEADPRAIAALPAELQPRVLDAYATAITDVFLYAVPIVLIAFVIAWFLKEDKLRVSVTAPDVTETLASNPVQRSSHDEVARALTVLGTREGRRHVYEKITEKAGYDLLPASSWLLLRIKRYGSVEPSVLAERTNVPLKVVTDAARQIEERGLAVRDGLPLVLTDEGRVSAAKLAEARQDSLAELLGDWWGPDRPTDLVKLVKQINAELCGSDAEEPYDALSRRDHAAH from the coding sequence ATGGCTCAGGATGTGACCGCGCAGGGCCCGGGCCCCGTTCCCGACCCGGACAGGACCGGCCCGGCCGCCGAGCACGCCTCCCGCGATGTGCTCGTCTCCATCGGAGCCCTGCTCCTGGGTCTGCTGATCGCCGCACTCGACCAGACCATCGTCTCCACCGCCCTGCCGACCATCGTCAGCGACCTCGGCGGCATGGCGCACCTGTCCTGGGTCGTCACCGCCTACATGCTCGCCTCCACGGCCGCCACCCCCCTGTGGGGCAAGCTCGGCGACCAGTACGGACGCAAGAAGCTCTTCCAGTACGCCATCGTCCTCTTCCTCATCGGGTCGGCGCTGTGCGGGATCGCCCAGGACATGCCCCAGCTCATCGGCTTCCGCGCCCTGCAGGGACTGGGCGGCGGAGGACTGATCGTGCTGTCGATGGCGATCGTCGGCGACATCGTCCCGCCGCGCGAGCGTGGCAAGTACCAGGGCCTCTTCGGTGCCGTCTTCGGCGCGACCAGCGTGCTGGGCCCGCTGCTGGGCGGCCTGTTCGTCGACAACCTGTCGTGGCGCTGGGTCTTCTACATCAACATCCCCATCGGCCTCGTCGCGCTCGTCGTCATCGCCGCCGTCCTGCGCATCCCGGCGCGCTCCTCGAAGCACACCATCGACTACCTCGGCACCTTCCTCATCGCCTGCGTCGCCACCTGTCTCGTGCTCGTCGCCTCCCTCGGCGGTACCTGGGGCTGGGGCTCGGCCCGGATCATCGGCGTCGCCGTCCTCGGCGCCGTCCTGCTCGCCGCCTTCCTCGTCGTGGAGCGCAAGGCGGCCGAACCCGTCCTGCCTCTGGGCCTGTTCCGCATCCGTACCTTCACCCTCTGCTCGGCGATCAGCTTCGTGGTCGGCTTCGCGATGTTCGGGGCGATGGTGTACCTGCCGACCTTCCTGCAGATAGTTCAGGGCGTCTCGCCGACCATGTCCGGCGTCCACATGCTGCCGATGGTGATCGGCATGCTGCTCACCTCCACCGCCTCCGGCCAGATCGTCAGCCGTACCGGCCGCTGGAAGGTCTTCCCGATCGCCGGCACGGCGGTGACCGCGATCGGCCTGCTCCTCCTGCACCAGCTGCACCGCACCAGCTCCACCTGGGAGATGAGCGTCTACTTCTTCGTCTTCGGCGCCGGCCTGGGCCTGGTCATGCAGGTGCTCGTCCTGGTGGTGCAGAACGCGGTGAGCTATGCCGACCTCGGCGTGGCGACCTCCGGTGCCACCTTCTTCCGTTCCATCGGCGCCTCCTTCGGCGTCGCCGTCTTCGGCACGGTCTTCACCCATCAGCTCGACGACAAGCTGGCCGCCTCCCTCGCGGGAGTCACGCTGCCCGCCGGTGCGAGCGTCGCGCAGCTGGAGGCCGACCCGCGGGCCATCGCCGCACTTCCCGCCGAGCTGCAGCCGCGGGTGCTCGACGCCTACGCCACCGCCATCACCGATGTGTTCCTCTACGCGGTGCCGATCGTCCTGATCGCCTTCGTGATCGCCTGGTTCCTGAAGGAGGACAAGCTCCGCGTCTCGGTCACCGCCCCCGATGTGACGGAGACCCTGGCCTCCAACCCCGTCCAGCGCTCCTCCCACGACGAGGTCGCCCGCGCCCTGACGGTCCTCGGCACCCGTGAGGGCCGCCGTCACGTCTACGAGAAGATCACCGAGAAGGCGGGGTACGACCTGCTGCCCGCTTCCAGCTGGCTGCTGCTGCGGATCAAGAGGTACGGCTCCGTGGAGCCCTCGGTGCTCGCCGAGCGCACCAATGTGCCGCTGAAGGTCGTCACGGACGCCGCTCGGCAGATCGAGGAGCGTGGGCTCGCCGTCCGGGACGGGCTGCCGCTGGTGCTGACCGACGAGGGGCGCGTGAGCGCCGCGAAGCTCGCGGAGGCCCGGCAGGATTCCCTCGCCGAGCTGCTCGGCGACTGGTGGGGCCCGGACCGTCCCACCGACCTGGTGAAGCTGGTGAAGCAGATCAACGCGGAGCTGTGCGGTTCCGACGCCGAGGAGCCCTACGACGCCTTGTCGCGTCGGGACCACGCCGCCCACTAG
- a CDS encoding GNAT family N-acetyltransferase: MSWTVAPEPFTTAAATALRRAYYAEVAGRYWERQVTEAEIDQGLLDFPDDGLVPPTGQFVVGRLDGEPLACGGIRLLDPRTAELTRVYVDRRARGTGGGAALLKVLEAEARALGAERVRLDTRSDLVEARALYARQGYAEIPAYNSGPYAQHWFEKRLV; the protein is encoded by the coding sequence CTGTCGTGGACCGTGGCCCCCGAACCCTTCACCACCGCGGCCGCCACCGCCCTGCGCCGCGCCTACTACGCCGAGGTCGCCGGCCGGTACTGGGAACGGCAGGTCACCGAGGCCGAGATCGACCAAGGCCTGCTCGACTTCCCGGACGACGGGCTGGTCCCGCCGACGGGGCAGTTCGTCGTCGGCAGACTGGACGGCGAGCCCCTGGCGTGCGGCGGGATCCGGCTGCTCGACCCCCGCACCGCCGAGCTCACCAGGGTCTACGTCGACCGGCGCGCCCGCGGCACCGGCGGCGGGGCGGCTCTGCTGAAGGTCCTGGAGGCGGAGGCCCGTGCGCTCGGCGCCGAGCGGGTCAGGCTGGACACCCGGTCGGATCTCGTGGAGGCCCGGGCATTGTACGCGCGTCAGGGGTATGCGGAAATACCGGCCTACAACTCCGGCCCCTACGCACAGCACTGGTTCGAGAAGCGCCTGGTCTGA
- a CDS encoding nuclear transport factor 2 family protein, whose product MSEHPDCALVRRGYEAFGKGDMDTMSTLFTADVIHHVPGSNPLSGHHKGRENVLDLLRRLGEETKGTFQVELESVLADGRGHVMAFHTARADRGDRGIEIRQGLFFTIIGGKITDIDQCTADIDEEDAFWS is encoded by the coding sequence ATGTCAGAGCATCCCGACTGTGCCCTGGTCCGCCGCGGCTACGAGGCCTTCGGCAAAGGCGACATGGACACGATGAGCACGCTGTTCACGGCCGATGTCATCCACCACGTGCCCGGCAGCAACCCGCTGTCCGGACACCACAAGGGGCGGGAGAACGTCCTCGACCTCCTCCGCCGCCTCGGCGAGGAGACGAAGGGCACCTTCCAGGTGGAACTGGAATCGGTGCTGGCGGACGGGCGGGGGCACGTGATGGCCTTCCACACGGCGCGCGCCGACCGCGGAGACCGCGGTATCGAGATCCGTCAGGGGCTCTTCTTCACGATCATCGGCGGCAAGATCACCGATATCGACCAGTGCACCGCGGACATCGACGAGGAAGACGCCTTCTGGAGCTGA
- a CDS encoding antibiotic biosynthesis monooxygenase family protein codes for MPSVVKINALTVPAEQREILEKRFASRAGAVESSDGFEWFELLRPVEGTDQYLVYTRWRSEQDFQAWMEGPMKAAHQGGGAGEGGGERPKPAASGSTVWSFEVVQQAGPKQA; via the coding sequence GTGCCTAGTGTTGTAAAGATCAACGCACTGACGGTGCCCGCCGAGCAGCGGGAGATCCTGGAGAAGCGCTTCGCCTCCCGGGCCGGGGCGGTGGAGAGCTCGGACGGGTTCGAGTGGTTCGAGCTGCTGCGCCCGGTGGAGGGCACGGACCAGTATCTGGTCTACACGCGCTGGCGTTCGGAGCAGGACTTCCAGGCGTGGATGGAGGGGCCGATGAAGGCCGCTCACCAGGGCGGGGGCGCGGGCGAGGGCGGCGGCGAGCGGCCGAAGCCGGCGGCCTCCGGCTCGACGGTGTGGTCGTTCGAGGTCGTGCAGCAGGCGGGTCCGAAGCAGGCCTGA
- a CDS encoding antitoxin: protein MSMFEKLKDLIKGHPDQARQGVEKAGDAFDAKTGNKYQSQVDTAQQKLNEQIGKEPPASGQGRPPQP from the coding sequence ATGTCCATGTTCGAGAAGCTCAAAGACCTCATCAAGGGACACCCCGACCAGGCCCGCCAAGGCGTCGAGAAGGCCGGAGACGCCTTCGACGCGAAGACCGGCAACAAGTACCAGAGCCAGGTCGACACGGCACAGCAGAAGCTGAACGAGCAGATCGGCAAGGAGCCGCCCGCGTCCGGGCAGGGCCGTCCGCCGCAGCCCTGA